The Engystomops pustulosus chromosome 2, aEngPut4.maternal, whole genome shotgun sequence genomic interval AAGGCCCTGGCTGCCGGCGGCTACGACGTCGACAAGAACAACGGCCGCCTCAAGCTGGCCATCAAGGCGCAGGTCACCAAGGGCACCCTGCTCCAGGTCAAAGGCAGCGGCGCCTCCGGCTCCTTCAAGCTCAACAAGAAGCAGCTCGACACCAAGGACAAGGCGGCCAAGAAGAAGCCCGCAGCGGCCAAGCCCAAGAAGCCGGCCGCCGCCAGCGCCAAGAAAGCGCCCAAGTCTCCTAAGAAGCCCAAGAAGGCTCCCAGCGCCGCCAAGAGCCCCAAAAAGGCCAAGAAGCCTGCAGCAGCGGCGGCCAAGAGCCCCAAGAAAGCGGCCAAGAAGCCCAAGGCCGCCCCGAAGCCCAAGAAAGTCAccaagagcccggctaagaaggcggccaagcccaaagctgctgccgccaagagcccggctaagaagAAGGCCGCTACTAAAGCCAAGAAGCCCGCGGCCAAGAAGTAAGCGGGAGCCGCCCTGTGCCCTTCCATATAAACCCCCCCACAAAGGCTCTTCTCAgagccaccacctcctccccgacAGAGCTCTTACCCACAGCCCGCCGCACAGTATAAGCCGCCGGGTCATACCCCTCCAGCCCCCCGCCGCCGCCACCAGCGTCACACTCCCGGGGACGTGGCCGGACTTCCACATGAGTCGTCCGCTCACTATGGGGGGGACAGAGCATCCC includes:
- the LOC140117185 gene encoding histone H1A-like, with amino-acid sequence MAETAPAAAAPPAAEPAAKAKKQPKKAAAAKKSAKKPSGPSVSELIIKAVSASKERSGVSLAALKKALAAGGYDVDKNNGRLKLAIKAQVTKGTLLQVKGSGASGSFKLNKKQLDTKDKAAKKKPAAAKPKKPAAASAKKAPKSPKKPKKAPSAAKSPKKAKKPAAAAAKSPKKAAKKPKAAPKPKKVTKSPAKKAAKPKAAAAKSPAKKKAATKAKKPAAKK